In the Dama dama isolate Ldn47 chromosome 13, ASM3311817v1, whole genome shotgun sequence genome, one interval contains:
- the C13H15orf40 gene encoding UPF0235 protein C15orf40 homolog: MPYFFSSFQEERVLIPPAGRRRPPSRTEAHGAAPSCCVRRRRGLFRRQAALRAASLAGMSRLGYGLRLLEAASGSRAVTRLPLGADMPKKAGATNKGKSQSKEPERPLPPLGPVTVDPKGGVSIAIRAKPGSKQNAVTDVTTEAVSVAIAAPPTEGEANAELCRYLSKVLELRKSDVVLDKGGKSREKVVKLLASTPPEEILEKLKKQVEKK, translated from the exons ATGCCTTATTTCTTCAGCTCTTTCCAGGAAGAACGAGTCTTGATCCCGCCAGCCGGAAGGCGTCGCCCTCCTTCGCGAACTGAGGCCCACGGGGCCGCGCCCTCCTGCTGCGTGCGCAGGCGCAGAGGGCTCTTCCGGCGCCAGGCCGCTCTCCGTGCCGCCTCCTTGGCCGGGATGTCGCGCCTAGGCTACGGCCTGAGGCTGCTCGAAGCTGCGTCTGGTTCTCGGGCTGTCACCCGGCTCCCTTTGGGCGCCGACATGCCTAAGAAAGCTGGTGCGACGAACAAG GGTAAAAGCCAGAGCAAGGAACCAGAGAGACCACTTCCTCCCTTAGGTCCTGTGACAGTTGATCCTAAAGGCGGTGTCAGCATAGCCATCCGTGCCAAACCTGGTTCCAAACAAAATGCTGTGACAG ACGTGACAACCGAGGCTGTGAGTGTAGCCATCGCAGCGCCTCCGACAGAGGGAGAGGCTAATGCAGAGCTGTGTCGCTATCTTTCCAAAGTCTTAGAACTCAGGAAGAGTGATGTGGTTTTGGATAAG gGTGGTAAATCTCGTGAAAAAGTGGTGAAGCTTTTGGCCTCCACACCTCCGGAAGAGATTTTGGAGAAATTGAAAAAGCaagttgaaaagaaataa